In Thermoanaerobacter uzonensis DSM 18761, the sequence TACTTTTTCTACAGCTTCGATGACCTCATCGGGGTTATGCCCTAAATTTAAAGCACCATAACCTCCTAAAAAATCATAATACTCATTTCCTTCATTATCCCATACTGAAACTCCTTTAGCTCTTACAAAAAGTTTATCAAACTGAAGCATTGAAAGCATGGATACAAAAACTGAATTTATATATTCTTTGTAATTTTCTCTGACTTGATTTTTGTTCAAAGTAAGTGCCTCTTCTAAAGTGATATATTCTGGAATGTCGTCTTTCACTTTCCCCTTTGTTCCTTCATACATTTTTCATCTCTCCTTCATTTTTAATGTCTGTGGTGGTGATGATGGTGATTATGGTCATGTCCACAATGGTTGCAACTATTTTCAGCATATTTAATATTTTCTAATTCTCTTCTTACTCTCTCTTTTATTTCTTTCACATATTCTTGCCTCAGCCTTTTCTGCTCTTCTTTTTCCTCTTCTGTTAAACCTTCTGTTTGCGATTTGTAATAAAGGAAATTTATTCTATCTATCATCTCTCTCGTTATCATCTCTCCACCTCATCGAGTAAACTTTAACAAATATATTATATTCCTTTTTTCCAAAAAACAAAAGAATTTTTATAAATTAATGGATATGACTATCACTTTTATGATATTATAACAATATAGCGGCAAATATTTAAGGAGGTTTTTGTAATGCCTTTAATTTGGATATTTTTTCTAATATTATTGTTTCCCTTTTTAATATTTGTATTTTTCATACAAGCAGCTACTTTTTCTTTTGCAAAATTAGGGTTATCTCCTCAAATGGCAGTTTTTCTTTTTAGCTTATCTTTAATAGGAAGTGTAATCAATATTCCTATATCTCGCAAAAAATTTATAGTACATGATGAAGAAGAGATATTTTTTCCTTTTCTTTTCTACTATCCTCCAAGAGTAAGAGAACAAATAATTGCTGTAAATGTAGGGGGTGCCATCATTCCTGTGCTATTCAGTATATACCTCATGCAAAGAACCCCTCTAATTCCTACGATAATAGCT encodes:
- a CDS encoding DUF896 domain-containing protein, which gives rise to MITREMIDRINFLYYKSQTEGLTEEEKEEQKRLRQEYVKEIKERVRRELENIKYAENSCNHCGHDHNHHHHHHRH
- a CDS encoding DUF1614 domain-containing protein, giving the protein MPLIWIFFLILLFPFLIFVFFIQAATFSFAKLGLSPQMAVFLFSLSLIGSVINIPISRKKFIVHDEEEIFFPFLFYYPPRVREQIIAVNVGGAIIPVLFSIYLMQRTPLIPTIIATIIVTAVAKALAKPVPGVGISLPAFIPPLVAAAAAILLSHNNAAPVAYISGVLGTLIGADLLNLPHFKDLNSHAISIGGAGIFDGIFLVGVVAALLA